One Chromobacterium paludis genomic window carries:
- a CDS encoding VRR-NUC domain-containing protein translates to MTTLTPKMAGNGVTRLEEDRQYAKLPTSENKPYLQPKADVAIKSPSVRTGVSKSGRSITINARQVVMSGLIIADEWLHEFLWYYKAEVCFDMPLDPTGVPKPFLSTTQGNNPNRRHSLTPFPKGMRKGWLRRPDLIIVKNKAMRWPGRATTDHDGVAHGDNLHRLVEIKFPGDSLGREQAISYQQIAGGRDRFTLLHVIPPREKQRQTEPVKQPSPMFAPRADGIPRGENRRVPVYGPQSLPDPAFYEAWLDEAKQLVHSLAEDGKAIARDLRQAVGQLSAKVQAELKQHAPWLFTAGHWLQDKASETWHFVNEQGQRIASWTSAQLRAAWEEIQRCTDLTLETLRQIDWTQVLLDIGKGLLAVAAVVAGVVVVFVLGGWLVAALTALVEIGAAAWAAVAAMLGGGALAAAS, encoded by the coding sequence ATGACCACCCTGACACCCAAAATGGCCGGAAACGGCGTCACGCGCCTGGAAGAAGATCGGCAATACGCCAAGCTGCCGACATCGGAAAACAAGCCCTATCTGCAACCCAAGGCGGATGTAGCTATTAAGTCGCCCAGCGTACGGACTGGCGTGAGCAAATCGGGCAGATCAATAACCATCAATGCGCGCCAGGTCGTGATGAGTGGTTTGATCATTGCCGACGAATGGCTGCACGAGTTCTTGTGGTATTACAAAGCCGAGGTTTGCTTTGATATGCCACTCGATCCGACTGGCGTACCAAAGCCCTTCCTGAGCACCACGCAAGGTAATAATCCCAACCGCCGCCACTCTCTGACGCCGTTCCCGAAAGGCATGCGCAAAGGCTGGCTACGGCGTCCTGACCTGATCATCGTGAAAAACAAGGCTATGCGTTGGCCAGGACGGGCGACGACCGATCATGATGGCGTGGCACATGGAGACAACTTGCACCGCTTGGTCGAGATTAAGTTCCCTGGCGATAGTTTGGGTCGAGAGCAAGCCATATCCTATCAACAGATCGCGGGAGGCCGTGATCGCTTCACACTATTGCACGTGATTCCTCCACGTGAAAAGCAAAGGCAGACCGAGCCGGTGAAACAACCTTCCCCGATGTTCGCGCCCAGGGCGGACGGGATCCCGCGTGGAGAGAATCGGCGAGTGCCGGTATATGGCCCACAGTCGCTACCAGACCCAGCCTTTTATGAAGCATGGCTGGATGAGGCGAAGCAACTGGTGCATAGCTTAGCCGAGGATGGCAAGGCCATCGCCAGGGATTTACGTCAGGCGGTGGGGCAGCTGTCGGCCAAGGTACAGGCGGAATTGAAGCAGCACGCGCCATGGCTGTTTACTGCGGGGCATTGGCTACAAGACAAGGCCAGCGAGACTTGGCATTTCGTCAACGAACAGGGGCAACGCATCGCGAGTTGGACCAGTGCCCAGTTGCGAGCAGCATGGGAGGAAATCCAGCGTTGCACCGACCTGACCTTGGAGACCTTGCGCCAGATAGACTGGACGCAGGTGTTATTGGATATCGGCAAGGGCCTGCTGGCGGTGGCAGCGGTTGTCGCGGGCGTTGTGGTAGTGTTCGTGCTCGGCGGCTGGTTGGTGGCTGCATTGACCGCACTGGTGGAAATCGGGGCCGCAGCGTGGGCTGCCGTTGCAGCAATGCTGGGTGGCGGCGCGTTGGCTGCCGCCTCTTGA
- a CDS encoding response regulator — MRVLLVEDDAMIGEAVQAALKDEGHAADWVRDGGAALAALGCQHYDLALLDLGLPGKDGLQVLAAIRAAGNAIPLLILTARDGLDDRLRGLDGGADDYLLKPFEMAELLARMRAVLRRKSGSAALLLGNGALSLDPATRQAAVDGGPPIPLSNREFALLHALLTRPGAILSRGDLEDRIYGWGEEVESNAVEYLIHALRRKLGSGAIKNVRGLGWMVSKNG; from the coding sequence ATGCGGGTATTGCTGGTCGAGGACGACGCCATGATAGGCGAGGCGGTCCAGGCGGCCTTGAAAGACGAGGGCCATGCCGCGGACTGGGTGCGCGACGGCGGCGCCGCGCTGGCGGCGCTGGGCTGTCAGCATTATGACCTGGCGCTGCTTGATCTGGGCCTGCCGGGCAAGGACGGGCTGCAGGTGCTGGCCGCGATCCGGGCCGCGGGCAATGCCATCCCGCTGCTGATCCTGACCGCGCGCGACGGCCTGGATGACCGCCTGCGCGGGCTGGACGGCGGCGCCGACGATTACCTGCTCAAGCCGTTCGAGATGGCGGAGCTGCTGGCGCGCATGCGCGCCGTGCTGCGGCGCAAGAGCGGCAGCGCCGCGCTGCTGCTGGGCAACGGCGCGCTCAGCCTGGACCCGGCGACGCGGCAGGCCGCGGTGGACGGCGGGCCGCCCATCCCGCTGTCCAATCGCGAGTTCGCCCTGCTGCATGCCTTGCTGACGCGGCCGGGCGCCATCCTGTCGCGCGGCGATCTGGAGGACCGCATCTACGGCTGGGGCGAAGAGGTGGAGAGCAATGCGGTGGAGTACCTGATCCACGCCCTGCGCCGCAAGCTGGGAAGCGGGGCGATCAAGAACGTCAGGGGGCTGGGATGGATGGTTTCAAAAAACGGCTGA
- a CDS encoding type VI secretion system Vgr family protein yields the protein MDLNALLASFASAFTQDRRMLTLSLGDGAIAPQSLLPLSLDGVEGIAKPYRYQLTCLSPDGNIELKSLLGLSARIGMEDAMGGEAIRCGVVSQVRQLGADGGFAKYELSIESPFSLLRHRRTSRVFQDMTVADIVQQIISEHQAANLAFARVQALKFEAKPGHLRSYAVQYRESDFDFIVRLLHEEGLGWRFVHLDEDGPQVQLTIFDDAHALPVAKLERVRFHRADATEDEDGLTTWQAARQIVPSSVALASFDYKPVTALQGQQASGIEQGPAGQVLQSSLTHYDAPGLYYASDEEALGRYAELRQQANDQQAKSFSGGGTVRGLLPGEWFRLDDHPAHAGDAPEKREFVVTGQTLQVRNNLPTDLARHVGVAEDAAPFATSIQAQRRGIPLTPAYAGTSHAKPTSPGCQTATVVGPAGEEVHTDEQGRIKVQLHWQRQEEHPTIGAGMDDKSSCWLRVAMPSVGAGFGHQFLPRIGQEVLIDFIEGDIDRPLVKGVLYNGSHPTPNFSGAGSLPANKTLSGIQSKEHQGGGYNELLFDDTPGEVRAKLSSEPGKTQLNQGFLTHPRSNGKAQPRGDGFELRTDNHGAIRAANGLLLTTEAQNGASGKQLSREHAQSQLQSAVALGQAMDELAVGQLADRMEIGPDRIELDNSKQDKADTGHLMHQFEAMQAWEAGSNTDPDSKMGKTQPGQQALLVLSGPAGIVSATEQSQTLGAGTNLNLLAQRDYNETSGRRWLHNVGKHISLFVGGVKDKIAFKLIAAKGRVQIQAQSDAMELTADKDVTITSCKDRITIAAKEEILLNAGGGAYIRLAGGNIEVHCPGTVSVKGAQHNLSGPASLNYRMPTFGKVYSGRFQLQDQKTGEPLIGRAYSIKQAGGRAISGYTDQQGWTMTAMSRQPEGMDLQVTEKAPEKTETLHLAGGSQHELGLEMRNDAQQG from the coding sequence ATGGACCTGAATGCACTGCTGGCCAGCTTTGCCTCGGCCTTCACCCAAGATCGACGTATGCTGACGCTGTCGCTTGGCGATGGCGCGATTGCTCCCCAATCCTTATTGCCGCTGAGTCTGGATGGCGTGGAGGGCATCGCCAAGCCATACCGCTATCAGCTGACCTGCCTGTCGCCGGATGGCAATATCGAACTGAAATCCCTGCTTGGCCTGTCGGCGCGGATCGGCATGGAAGATGCCATGGGCGGCGAGGCAATTCGTTGTGGTGTGGTCAGCCAAGTTCGGCAGTTGGGAGCCGATGGCGGGTTCGCCAAGTACGAGCTGTCGATTGAGTCGCCGTTCTCCTTGCTGCGGCATCGTCGCACCTCGCGAGTGTTTCAGGACATGACGGTGGCCGACATCGTCCAGCAGATCATCAGCGAACATCAGGCAGCCAATCTGGCCTTTGCTCGGGTGCAGGCCCTGAAGTTCGAGGCCAAGCCGGGGCATCTTCGCAGCTATGCCGTGCAATACCGGGAAAGCGACTTCGACTTCATCGTCCGCCTGCTGCATGAGGAAGGGCTCGGCTGGCGGTTTGTCCATCTGGACGAGGATGGTCCGCAAGTTCAACTGACTATTTTCGATGATGCCCATGCCTTGCCGGTTGCCAAGCTGGAACGGGTGCGTTTCCATCGCGCAGATGCAACCGAAGACGAAGACGGTCTCACGACTTGGCAGGCTGCCAGACAGATTGTCCCCAGCAGCGTGGCGCTGGCCAGCTTCGATTACAAGCCGGTGACGGCCCTGCAAGGGCAGCAAGCCAGCGGTATCGAGCAAGGACCGGCTGGTCAAGTCTTGCAAAGCAGCCTGACCCATTACGACGCGCCCGGCTTGTACTACGCGAGCGACGAGGAAGCACTCGGGCGCTATGCCGAGTTGCGTCAGCAGGCCAATGATCAGCAAGCCAAGTCGTTCAGCGGGGGCGGCACGGTACGCGGCCTCCTGCCGGGGGAATGGTTCCGCCTGGATGACCATCCGGCCCATGCCGGCGATGCGCCGGAAAAGCGCGAATTCGTCGTAACCGGGCAGACGCTACAGGTCCGCAACAACCTGCCGACGGATTTGGCCCGGCATGTCGGCGTGGCTGAAGATGCCGCGCCGTTTGCCACCTCGATTCAGGCACAGCGGCGAGGCATCCCATTGACGCCGGCCTATGCGGGAACCTCGCATGCCAAACCCACCAGCCCCGGTTGTCAGACCGCAACCGTGGTGGGGCCGGCGGGAGAGGAAGTGCATACCGACGAGCAAGGCCGGATCAAGGTGCAGCTGCACTGGCAAAGGCAAGAGGAGCACCCGACGATAGGCGCGGGCATGGACGACAAATCCTCGTGTTGGTTGCGTGTGGCCATGCCCTCGGTAGGGGCGGGGTTTGGACATCAGTTCCTCCCGCGCATCGGCCAGGAAGTGCTGATCGACTTCATCGAGGGTGACATCGATCGACCCTTGGTCAAGGGCGTGCTGTATAACGGCAGCCACCCCACGCCAAACTTCAGCGGCGCGGGCAGCCTGCCGGCCAATAAGACGCTATCCGGCATTCAGTCCAAGGAACATCAGGGCGGCGGCTACAACGAGCTGCTGTTCGACGATACGCCGGGCGAAGTGCGCGCCAAGCTGTCCAGCGAACCGGGCAAAACCCAACTGAATCAGGGCTTCCTGACCCACCCTCGCAGCAATGGCAAGGCCCAGCCGCGCGGCGACGGTTTTGAGCTGCGCACTGACAATCATGGCGCTATCCGTGCCGCGAATGGATTGCTGCTTACGACCGAGGCCCAAAATGGTGCCAGCGGCAAGCAACTGTCGCGCGAACATGCGCAAAGCCAGCTGCAATCTGCTGTGGCATTGGGTCAAGCCATGGATGAGCTGGCGGTTGGGCAACTGGCAGACCGCATGGAAATCGGCCCGGATCGGATTGAGTTGGATAACAGCAAGCAAGACAAGGCCGACACTGGCCATCTCATGCATCAGTTCGAAGCCATGCAGGCATGGGAGGCGGGGAGCAATACCGATCCAGATAGCAAAATGGGCAAAACGCAGCCAGGGCAACAAGCCTTACTGGTGCTGTCCGGTCCTGCGGGCATTGTCAGCGCCACGGAGCAAAGCCAGACTCTGGGCGCGGGCACGAATCTCAATCTGTTGGCTCAGCGCGATTACAACGAAACCAGCGGGCGGCGTTGGTTGCACAATGTCGGCAAGCACATCAGCCTGTTTGTCGGCGGGGTGAAGGACAAGATCGCCTTCAAGCTGATCGCGGCCAAGGGGCGGGTGCAGATCCAGGCGCAAAGCGATGCCATGGAGTTGACCGCGGACAAGGATGTCACCATCACCTCCTGCAAGGACCGCATAACCATCGCGGCCAAGGAGGAAATCCTGCTCAACGCTGGCGGCGGCGCATACATCCGCCTCGCGGGCGGCAATATCGAGGTGCATTGTCCCGGCACCGTCAGCGTGAAAGGCGCGCAGCACAACCTGAGTGGTCCGGCCAGCTTGAACTACAGAATGCCAACTTTCGGCAAGGTCTATAGCGGACGGTTCCAGCTGCAAGATCAGAAAACCGGCGAGCCATTGATTGGCCGCGCGTATTCCATCAAACAGGCAGGCGGACGCGCGATCAGCGGTTATACCGATCAGCAAGGCTGGACGATGACCGCCATGAGCCGGCAGCCGGAAGGGATGGACTTGCAGGTAACGGAAAAAGCGCCGGAGAAAACCGAGACATTGCATTTGGCTGGGGGCAGTCAGCATGAGCTAGGGCTCGAAATGCGCAATGACGCCCAGCAAGGATAA
- a CDS encoding sensor histidine kinase, translated as MDGFKKRLSESVQLRLSFGLTLAILLFGLLAGAFSFLSAFDEAHEFQDDVLRQVAALLAREGLPADFSGKSAAGGDEESRVIVQRLGAGREPGALPLPASLRDGLQTVESGGETFRVLVRTMRDGQRIAVAQEDSFRDEIARDGALRTVMPILLLIPVLLLMVARLVRQLFRPIAALSVEVDRRAERELHPLDADAVPVEVRPFVLAINRLLRRVAQSMATQRRFVADAAHELRSPLTALSLQAERLAEADLSEEARGRLSALRGGIARGRHLLEQLLVLARAQSAPEALAAPVSVQGVYRRVLEDVLPLAEAKSIDIGVEGDGDAWVWANELDVFALVRNLVDNAIRYTPDGGRVDLAMAVDGDCATLSVEDSGPGIPRAEWPRVFDPFYRGLGSGQPGSGLGLSIVRTIAERIGAEVRLSFRDERNEQGLRVEVRLPVVRESAKPEMAGR; from the coding sequence ATGGATGGTTTCAAAAAACGGCTGAGCGAGTCGGTGCAGCTCAGGCTGTCGTTTGGACTGACGCTGGCCATCCTGTTGTTCGGCTTGCTGGCCGGCGCGTTTTCCTTCCTCTCCGCCTTCGACGAGGCGCATGAGTTCCAGGACGACGTGCTGCGCCAGGTGGCGGCGCTGCTGGCGCGGGAGGGGCTGCCGGCGGACTTCAGCGGCAAAAGCGCGGCGGGCGGGGATGAGGAGTCCCGCGTCATCGTGCAGCGGCTGGGGGCGGGCCGGGAGCCGGGCGCGTTGCCCTTGCCGGCCAGCTTGCGGGATGGGCTGCAGACGGTGGAGTCCGGCGGCGAAACTTTCCGCGTGCTGGTGCGCACCATGCGCGACGGGCAGCGCATCGCCGTGGCGCAGGAGGACAGCTTCCGCGACGAAATCGCCAGGGACGGCGCCTTGCGCACGGTGATGCCGATCCTGCTGCTGATCCCCGTTCTGCTGCTGATGGTGGCCAGGCTGGTGCGCCAGCTGTTCCGGCCCATCGCCGCTTTGTCCGTCGAAGTGGACCGGCGCGCGGAGCGGGAGCTGCACCCGCTGGACGCGGACGCCGTGCCCGTCGAGGTACGGCCCTTCGTCCTGGCCATCAACCGCCTGCTGCGGCGGGTGGCGCAGTCCATGGCGACGCAGCGGCGCTTTGTCGCGGATGCCGCGCACGAGCTGCGCTCGCCGCTGACCGCCTTGTCCCTGCAGGCGGAGCGGCTGGCCGAAGCCGATCTGTCCGAGGAAGCGAGAGGCCGGCTGTCCGCGCTGCGCGGCGGCATCGCGCGCGGCCGCCATCTGCTGGAGCAGTTGCTGGTTCTGGCGCGCGCCCAGTCCGCGCCGGAGGCCTTGGCCGCGCCGGTTTCCGTGCAAGGCGTTTACCGGCGGGTGCTGGAGGATGTGCTGCCGCTGGCGGAAGCCAAGAGCATAGACATAGGGGTGGAGGGCGACGGCGACGCCTGGGTATGGGCCAACGAGCTGGATGTCTTCGCCCTGGTCCGCAATCTGGTCGACAACGCCATCCGCTATACCCCGGACGGCGGCCGCGTGGACCTAGCGATGGCAGTGGACGGCGATTGCGCGACGCTGAGCGTGGAAGACAGCGGGCCGGGCATTCCCCGCGCGGAGTGGCCGCGCGTGTTCGATCCGTTTTATCGCGGCCTGGGCAGCGGGCAGCCCGGTTCCGGCCTGGGCTTGTCCATCGTCAGGACCATCGCGGAGCGCATAGGGGCGGAGGTGAGGCTGTCATTCCGCGATGAGCGTAACGAGCAAGGCCTGCGGGTGGAGGTGCGGCTCCCTGTCGTCAGGGAGTCCGCGAAGCCTGAGATGGCAGGCCGATGA
- a CDS encoding PepSY domain-containing protein — protein sequence MYRYSKLSLLAIVIFTCGAAAYAARSGMENDALAVSQAKIPLSQAIAIAEKHVNGQAARAEYEHSRLGGSYDVEVAAGGKVFDVKVDPVKGAVLSSKEDRADHDDDGDGQD from the coding sequence ATGTACCGCTATTCCAAGCTTTCGCTGCTGGCCATCGTCATTTTCACTTGCGGCGCGGCCGCCTATGCCGCCAGGAGCGGCATGGAAAATGACGCCCTGGCGGTTTCCCAAGCCAAAATCCCTTTAAGCCAGGCCATCGCCATTGCCGAGAAGCATGTCAACGGCCAGGCGGCTCGTGCCGAATACGAGCATTCTCGCCTGGGCGGCAGCTATGACGTGGAAGTGGCCGCGGGCGGCAAGGTGTTCGATGTCAAGGTGGACCCGGTCAAAGGGGCGGTGCTGTCGTCGAAAGAGGATCGGGCCGATCACGACGATGACGGCGATGGTCAGGACTGA
- a CDS encoding DUF3396 domain-containing protein: MSIQEYQRMQAYARIASQVDFIEGVTPEGVVLVRLGLICTVYFRHGGQRDVGYKVLGCVDRFVEQFGEHLQGQFHSLSGRSFTSLRKGSLMKAKEKLQARVDDGGSFSWDLQSEKNGEAAAAYSITAFTSHADSDPYGVLSYVKIILPWQLLETPEGEQQFKDWVRYLCEALDVEHGYAGLSFNLPYDYHQFQPYEFQMAQRYSGLMVDSAPHLDLTELRNGIKGVNWLTLLGPRYIEQLGGMAALKQQLQLPDVGVQETDNGRLIIQAGALPDVGAPENGHPPAYVAVNRVLKSVRVQNPDQLHTCMDDAEGFTKTNTLAWYARFDDAPLTDAPTENAEPAGMRCEAGKPCPEDGIWWTPAKADSRRVFDKGETMPDFPGSAYGGTIWYLERE; encoded by the coding sequence ATGAGCATTCAAGAATATCAGCGCATGCAGGCGTATGCCCGCATCGCCAGTCAGGTGGATTTTATTGAAGGCGTGACCCCTGAGGGGGTGGTATTGGTCAGGCTGGGCCTGATTTGCACGGTGTACTTCCGTCATGGCGGGCAACGCGATGTGGGCTACAAGGTGCTCGGCTGTGTTGATCGTTTTGTCGAGCAGTTTGGTGAGCATCTGCAAGGACAGTTTCATAGCTTGAGCGGACGTAGCTTCACAAGCCTTCGCAAGGGTAGCCTCATGAAGGCAAAAGAAAAACTTCAGGCGCGTGTGGATGATGGGGGCTCATTTTCTTGGGATTTGCAAAGTGAAAAGAATGGTGAGGCGGCCGCTGCATATTCCATCACGGCGTTTACTTCGCATGCAGATAGTGATCCTTACGGGGTGTTGTCCTACGTTAAGATCATATTGCCGTGGCAGCTGCTGGAAACCCCGGAGGGTGAGCAACAGTTCAAGGATTGGGTGCGATATTTGTGTGAAGCCCTGGATGTGGAGCATGGCTATGCTGGCCTGAGCTTCAATCTCCCCTATGATTACCACCAGTTTCAGCCTTACGAGTTCCAGATGGCGCAACGTTATAGCGGCCTGATGGTGGATTCCGCCCCTCACTTGGACCTGACTGAGCTGCGTAATGGAATTAAAGGCGTCAACTGGCTGACCTTGCTGGGACCACGCTATATCGAGCAGTTGGGCGGCATGGCTGCGCTGAAGCAGCAACTCCAGCTGCCTGATGTCGGCGTGCAAGAAACCGACAACGGCAGGCTGATTATCCAGGCTGGCGCATTGCCCGATGTTGGGGCTCCTGAGAATGGCCATCCACCCGCCTATGTGGCGGTCAATCGAGTGTTGAAGTCGGTGAGGGTGCAGAACCCTGATCAGCTGCATACCTGCATGGATGATGCCGAAGGTTTTACCAAGACCAACACGCTGGCGTGGTATGCCCGATTCGATGACGCGCCATTGACGGATGCGCCAACTGAAAATGCCGAGCCTGCGGGGATGCGTTGCGAAGCCGGTAAGCCGTGTCCTGAAGATGGCATCTGGTGGACGCCGGCCAAGGCCGACTCACGGCGTGTTTTCGATAAGGGGGAGACCATGCCTGACTTTCCGGGCTCGGCATATGGGGGCACGATCTGGTATCTGGAACGCGAATAA
- a CDS encoding response regulator, with protein MTQHPVLIADDEPHNLAALRQILSPNYKLVFARNGKETLSAVDKHHPSLILLDVSMPDMDGYEVCKALKAASHTETIPVIFVTSLSEARDEAHGFAVGAVDYIVKPVNPAVVNARVKTHLSLVNTSQLEKSYRAAISMLGMAGHYNDNDTGAHIWRMAAFATAIARAMGWTEQACHLLELAAPMHDMGKIGIPDVILKKPGKLTDEEWIIMRSHAQIGHNILSRSDAPIFQLAAEIALNHHEKWDGSGYPNSLTGEDIPSSARIVAIADVFDALTMVRPYKDAWPLDKVLACLREGEGKHFDPTLLQAFLDNLPIILDIKRHWDEQENAGSAAR; from the coding sequence ATGACCCAGCATCCCGTCTTGATCGCCGACGACGAGCCGCACAACCTCGCGGCCCTGCGGCAAATTCTGTCACCCAATTACAAATTGGTGTTCGCGCGCAACGGCAAGGAAACCTTGTCCGCGGTGGACAAGCATCATCCCTCGCTGATTCTGCTGGACGTCAGCATGCCGGACATGGACGGCTACGAGGTATGCAAGGCGCTGAAGGCGGCGTCGCACACGGAGACCATCCCGGTGATTTTCGTCACGTCCCTGTCCGAGGCGCGAGACGAGGCCCACGGTTTTGCGGTGGGCGCCGTGGACTACATCGTCAAGCCGGTCAATCCCGCCGTGGTCAACGCCAGAGTCAAGACCCACCTGTCGCTGGTCAACACCTCCCAGCTGGAAAAAAGCTACCGCGCCGCGATCTCCATGCTGGGCATGGCCGGCCACTACAACGACAACGATACCGGCGCGCACATCTGGCGCATGGCGGCCTTCGCCACCGCCATCGCCCGCGCCATGGGCTGGACGGAGCAGGCCTGCCATCTATTGGAGCTGGCCGCCCCCATGCACGACATGGGCAAGATAGGCATTCCGGATGTCATCCTGAAGAAGCCCGGCAAGCTGACCGACGAAGAATGGATCATCATGCGCAGCCACGCTCAAATCGGCCACAACATCCTCAGCCGCAGCGACGCGCCCATCTTCCAACTGGCCGCAGAGATCGCGCTGAATCATCATGAGAAGTGGGATGGCTCAGGCTACCCCAACAGCCTGACCGGCGAAGACATTCCAAGCTCGGCGCGCATCGTCGCCATCGCCGACGTGTTCGACGCCCTGACCATGGTGCGGCCCTATAAAGACGCTTGGCCGCTGGACAAAGTGCTGGCCTGCTTGCGCGAGGGAGAGGGCAAGCACTTCGACCCCACGCTGCTGCAAGCCTTTCTGGACAACCTGCCCATCATCCTCGACATCAAGCGCCATTGGGATGAACAAGAAAACGCCGGCTCGGCAGCCCGTTGA
- a CDS encoding COG4705 family protein has translation MTMNAKSTQVSASWLSKVPEVTLTFWIIKILSTTVGETGADYLAVNAGWGQGATRALMGGLLLAALAWQLRTRRHTPWIYWLTVVLVSVVGTQITDLLTDGLGVSLYVSTSVFAVLLALIFTVWHRMERTLSIHDIVTSRREGFYWAAILCTFALGTAAGDLATEALGLGFTLGAMVFGLLIGLAYAAWRLGGNAVLTFWLAYILTRPFGAALGDWLTQAKTYGGMGLGAMWTSSLFLSVIVMLVVAAQLGMLGRQAAPATE, from the coding sequence ATGACTATGAATGCGAAATCCACCCAGGTTTCAGCCTCCTGGCTGAGCAAGGTGCCTGAGGTCACGCTGACCTTTTGGATCATCAAGATTCTGTCCACCACGGTGGGGGAGACCGGCGCGGACTATCTGGCGGTGAATGCTGGATGGGGGCAGGGCGCCACGCGCGCGCTGATGGGCGGACTGTTGCTGGCCGCCTTGGCATGGCAGCTGCGCACGCGTCGCCATACCCCTTGGATTTATTGGCTGACTGTGGTGCTGGTGAGCGTGGTGGGCACCCAGATCACCGATCTGTTGACGGACGGCCTGGGCGTGAGCCTGTATGTCAGCACGTCCGTCTTCGCCGTCCTGCTGGCGCTGATTTTCACGGTTTGGCACCGGATGGAGCGCACCTTGTCCATTCATGACATCGTTACGTCGCGGCGCGAGGGGTTTTACTGGGCGGCCATTTTATGCACCTTCGCCCTGGGGACCGCCGCTGGCGATCTGGCGACGGAGGCCTTGGGACTGGGCTTTACGCTGGGGGCGATGGTGTTCGGCCTGTTGATAGGCCTGGCTTACGCCGCCTGGCGCCTGGGCGGCAACGCGGTGCTGACCTTTTGGTTGGCCTATATCCTGACCCGGCCATTTGGCGCGGCCTTGGGGGATTGGCTGACCCAGGCCAAAACCTATGGCGGCATGGGGCTGGGCGCGATGTGGACCAGCAGCCTCTTTCTGTCCGTCATTGTCATGCTGGTGGTTGCGGCGCAACTGGGCATGCTGGGGCGCCAAGCGGCTCCGGCTACGGAATGA
- a CDS encoding DUF1249 domain-containing protein — MTVQQQNFERLQQLLPNLRTLPPAMKLKAPGFMDLNVDVLAKRGQKLVIALSHYYKHSSGDMIPDPDMTMAVYFANSTVEALSYQDCFGYRRAYREDMSVESPAIQQELNRFLAFWLRNLLSQGHSA, encoded by the coding sequence ATGACCGTCCAGCAGCAAAACTTCGAGCGGTTGCAGCAGCTGTTACCCAACCTGCGCACCCTGCCCCCGGCGATGAAATTGAAGGCTCCCGGCTTCATGGACTTGAACGTCGATGTGCTGGCCAAACGCGGGCAAAAACTGGTTATCGCCTTAAGCCATTATTACAAGCACTCGTCAGGCGACATGATCCCGGACCCGGACATGACGATGGCGGTCTACTTCGCGAACAGCACCGTCGAGGCGCTGTCGTATCAAGATTGCTTTGGCTATCGCCGGGCTTACCGCGAAGACATGTCGGTCGAAAGCCCAGCCATCCAGCAGGAGCTAAACCGCTTCCTTGCCTTCTGGCTGCGCAATCTGCTCAGTCAGGGACATAGCGCCTGA
- a CDS encoding undecaprenyl-diphosphatase codes for MEAFNRALFMWMNASAHPATGLVALAVGCAEYLIWLVPLLLGLAWLRGEENTRKAMLTAAMAGLGGLLLNQLIGLVWQHPRPFMIGLGHTLIPHVADSSFPSDHLTLWWSVAFSLLWQPRFRRWGGALAALGLPIAWARIYLGVHFPLDMLGAAAVAWMAAGLSQWGGRFYLERLYRLASCAHRALFGKLIADGWMRG; via the coding sequence ATGGAAGCCTTTAATCGCGCGCTGTTCATGTGGATGAATGCGTCCGCCCATCCGGCTACCGGACTTGTCGCGCTGGCGGTGGGCTGCGCGGAGTATCTCATCTGGCTGGTTCCGCTCTTGCTTGGCCTGGCTTGGCTGCGCGGCGAAGAGAATACGCGCAAGGCCATGCTGACGGCGGCGATGGCCGGCTTGGGCGGTTTGCTGCTCAACCAGTTGATAGGGTTGGTCTGGCAGCACCCGCGGCCGTTCATGATAGGGCTGGGGCATACCCTGATCCCGCACGTGGCCGATTCCTCTTTCCCAAGCGATCACCTGACCCTGTGGTGGTCCGTCGCCTTCAGCCTGTTGTGGCAGCCTCGGTTCCGTCGTTGGGGAGGCGCGCTGGCCGCGTTGGGGCTGCCCATCGCCTGGGCGCGCATTTACCTGGGCGTGCATTTTCCGCTGGATATGCTGGGCGCGGCCGCGGTGGCGTGGATGGCGGCAGGGTTGAGCCAGTGGGGAGGACGGTTTTATCTGGAGCGTTTGTATCGGCTGGCGTCATGCGCGCACCGCGCGCTGTTCGGTAAATTGATCGCCGACGGCTGGATGCGCGGCTGA